In Brachypodium distachyon strain Bd21 chromosome 5, Brachypodium_distachyon_v3.0, whole genome shotgun sequence, the genomic window GCCATTTGCGTCCACAGCGACCGAAAACGAGCCAAGATCACAAAAGCCCAAGACAGGGAAAACTGGGCCAAAAACCCGGTGCTGGGCTGAGCTCGACCAACATCAGGCCTTTCCGCCTGCTATCTCACCCGAGGAGAcgggtggctgctgctgctccgcccgCCGTCCGACCTCGGCCGCGGAGACTGGTGATGGTGCGCGTGCCCGTGCCCACCccgcggggcggcggaggcggcccgAGGcgactcctcctccggcgaggcgcggcggcggtggtggcgcggCCTCATCCCCTCGATCTCCTCGAGGACGGCGACGACCTCGGCCATGGAGGGCCGGTTCCTGGGCTCGCCCGCGAGGCAGCTCAGCGTGAGCTGCGCGGCCCGCAGCGCGGCCTTGGACGGGTACTGGCCCTCCAGGCGCGGGTCCACCAGCCGGGCCAGCTTCCGCCGGTCCGCCAGGTACGGCTTGGCCCAGTCCACCAGGTTCAGCTGCGGGGCCGGCCGGGCCGTGTCCAGCGCCCGCAGCCCCGTCAGCATttccagcagcaccaccccgAACCCGTACACGTCGCTCTTCACGTACAGGTGCCCTGCAGACCGGACAACGCCCGAGCTTAGAAATTTCAGTTTCATTGCATTCCATGCACAATGGGTGCCTAGAGGGTGACCCGGGGTGATGTTGTTACCTGTGGCGACGTACTCCGGCGCCGCGTAGCCGTAGGTGCCCATGACGCGGGTGGTGATGTGGCTGTCGCCGCCGGTGGGGCCGTCCTTGGCGAGACCGAAGTCGGAGAGCTTGGCGTTGTAGTGCTGCATGACGacgagaaagagaaagagacaGCTTAATCCACTGGATGTGCGGCGGGTCCGGGCTTTGTGACTTCGCGGGTGCAATCTCGTGGATGAGCATACGTACCGTGTCGAGGAGGATGTTGGAAGCCTTGAAGTCTCGGTAGATGACGTGCTTCTCCGACGAGTGCAGGAAGGCGAGGCCGCGCGCAGCGCCGATGGCGATTCGTAGCCGAAGGCTCCAGGAGATGGGTTGGACGGATCCTCCTTCTGCTTGCAAACAAATGCATGTTATGTCACCTGAACAGGCCCCATGTTTAGTCATGTCACTACACTATTGGTTGGCTGTAATGAGGCAATAATCTCTGTGGCGTCTAATGACCACAACatcacttttcttttttctttttttcttgcgaGTTGACCATCACATCACACTTAAACAGACGAAATCCAAAATCATTGTCAGACGTCAACCCAATCAACATCAAATCGAAACCAGTGAAGTTGCAAGGAAACAGTCAGGAAGAAACGCCAAGATGAAACGAAAGAACGACAATAATACTAATTGCAGGAGAACTCACTTCTGAAGAGGTGATTCTCCAAGCTCCCCTTGGCCATGAACTCGTAGACGAGCAAGAGCTCCTTGTCCTCCAAGCAGTACCCCAGCAGCCTCACCAGGTTTGGATGCGATATCCTCCCGAGAAAATTCACCTCGGACTGCAAAAAATATTCCACAGAGAGAGCGTCACGGATTAGATCAGCACGAGATCGAAACAGACCAAACACACGCCGGTCGCTGGGCCTAATTAACAGACAACCGGCACGCAAATGCTGAGATTTCAGCAAGAATGTAGAAAGCAGACCGGCCAGGACGGCACCAACCTTCACAGCAGACAGCAATACGGCTAGCTTATATGTCACGTGACGTGAGGAGGTGTGGCTACCGAATAATTAACAAGTTCATTCATAACTCTATATGAACATCTGAAAACGATGGTCTGCTGGCCACGTGAACACGTACGCGGTATGTAG contains:
- the LOC100832927 gene encoding probable serine/threonine-protein kinase PIX13 isoform X1 codes for the protein MADTRRTINSHVIVSTQTKSPRRQSHQSHRPGQVFHNAYASASAVARTYVCTRGSRGGPFYIRSSAAKKWAVPPVVELKTEALAREEDFDRAFCAVASMGNCFGYEEAEAEAVKTPPRHHGQPQAAATASRSPPPTAAPTAHVGMGGAGHGRRSPGSSRSTLSSSTTTGGSSSGSTSAAGSVTGAFPEPDQGTILETPNLRIFTYAELKAATRNFKPDSMLGEGGFGRVYKGWVDEKTMNPVRSGTGMVIAVKKLSQESVQGLQEWQSEVNFLGRISHPNLVRLLGYCLEDKELLLVYEFMAKGSLENHLFRSDITCICLQAEGGSVQPISWSLRLRIAIGAARGLAFLHSSEKHVIYRDFKASNILLDTHYNAKLSDFGLAKDGPTGGDSHITTRVMGTYGYAAPEYVATGHLYVKSDVYGFGVVLLEMLTGLRALDTARPAPQLNLVDWAKPYLADRRKLARLVDPRLEGQYPSKAALRAAQLTLSCLAGEPRNRPSMAEVVAVLEEIEGMRPRHHRRRASPEEESPRAASAAPRGGHGHAHHHQSPRPRSDGGRSSSSHPSPRVR
- the LOC100832927 gene encoding probable serine/threonine-protein kinase PIX13 isoform X3, with translation MADTRRTINSHVIVSTQTKSPRRQSHQSHRPGQVFHNAYASASAVARTYVCTRGSRGGPFYIRSSAAKKWAVPPVVELKTEALAREEDFDRAFCAVASMGNCFGYEEAEAEAVKTPPRHHGQPQAAATASRSPPPTAAPTAHVGMGGAGHGRRSPGSSRSTLSSSTTTGGSSSGSTSAAGSVTGAFPEPDQGTILETPNLRIFTYAELKAATRNFKPDSMLGEGGFGRVYKGWVDEKTMNPVRSGTGMVIAVKKLSQESVQGLQEWQSEVNFLGRISHPNLVRLLGYCLEDKELLLVYEFMAKGSLENHLFRKGGSVQPISWSLRLRIAIGAARGLAFLHSSEKHVIYRDFKASNILLDTHYNAKLSDFGLAKDGPTGGDSHITTRVMGTYGYAAPEYVATGHLYVKSDVYGFGVVLLEMLTGLRALDTARPAPQLNLVDWAKPYLADRRKLARLVDPRLEGQYPSKAALRAAQLTLSCLAGEPRNRPSMAEVVAVLEEIEGMRPRHHRRRASPEEESPRAASAAPRGGHGHAHHHQSPRPRSDGGRSSSSHPSPRVR
- the LOC100832927 gene encoding probable serine/threonine-protein kinase PIX13 isoform X2 is translated as MADTRRTINSHVIVSTQTKSPRRQSHQSHRPGQVFHNAYASASAVARTYVCTRGSRGGPFYIRSSAAKKWAVPPVVELKTEALAREEDFDRAFCAVASMGNCFGYEEAEAEAVKTPPRHHGQPQAATASRSPPPTAAPTAHVGMGGAGHGRRSPGSSRSTLSSSTTTGGSSSGSTSAAGSVTGAFPEPDQGTILETPNLRIFTYAELKAATRNFKPDSMLGEGGFGRVYKGWVDEKTMNPVRSGTGMVIAVKKLSQESVQGLQEWQSEVNFLGRISHPNLVRLLGYCLEDKELLLVYEFMAKGSLENHLFRSDITCICLQAEGGSVQPISWSLRLRIAIGAARGLAFLHSSEKHVIYRDFKASNILLDTHYNAKLSDFGLAKDGPTGGDSHITTRVMGTYGYAAPEYVATGHLYVKSDVYGFGVVLLEMLTGLRALDTARPAPQLNLVDWAKPYLADRRKLARLVDPRLEGQYPSKAALRAAQLTLSCLAGEPRNRPSMAEVVAVLEEIEGMRPRHHRRRASPEEESPRAASAAPRGGHGHAHHHQSPRPRSDGGRSSSSHPSPRVR
- the LOC100832927 gene encoding probable serine/threonine-protein kinase PIX13 isoform X4, giving the protein MKKPRRRPSRHHHAIMDSPKSEVNFLGRISHPNLVRLLGYCLEDKELLLVYEFMAKGSLENHLFRSDITCICLQAEGGSVQPISWSLRLRIAIGAARGLAFLHSSEKHVIYRDFKASNILLDTHYNAKLSDFGLAKDGPTGGDSHITTRVMGTYGYAAPEYVATGHLYVKSDVYGFGVVLLEMLTGLRALDTARPAPQLNLVDWAKPYLADRRKLARLVDPRLEGQYPSKAALRAAQLTLSCLAGEPRNRPSMAEVVAVLEEIEGMRPRHHRRRASPEEESPRAASAAPRGGHGHAHHHQSPRPRSDGGRSSSSHPSPRVR